From Leptospira limi, one genomic window encodes:
- a CDS encoding molybdopterin-dependent oxidoreductase, translating to MDQTHYRSCNLCEAMCGLQIEIKNGTIQNFKGDSLDQFSRGHICPKGPELKSLYEDPDRIKFPIKRTNSGWEKVSWVEALSDIAKQIVDLQSKYGNDVVAIYNGNPNVHNYGSMLYGQRFASRIKTKNNFSATSVDQLPHQLLSYLMFGHQLLVPIPDIDRTAYFLILGGNPFASNGSLMTVPDVKKRLKAIQDRGGKYVVIDPRKTETAEHANEHIFIKPGTDVFFLLSLLNVIFDKKRNKPNSLIKEKDLDSIINLVKEFHPSVVSKITGIPIDTIEKIALEFVNASSAVCYGRVGVSTQEFGALCQWLINVINIVTGNLDKEGGAMFTLPAVDLVGEGSTMRSSPGSFNSYQSRVRKLPEFNDELPVSALAEEILTEGEGQIRALATSAGNPVLSTPNGSKLEKALSQLDLMISFDFYLNETTKHAHYILPPTSTLEHDHYDLIFNVFAVRNTSRYNQPLFQPEEGMLHDWEIFADLTKRIELLRSGKELPSELIRTKLTPASIIDHALKSGPYGIKNNAEIQMSLELLKNSPHGIDLGPLKKSFPERLYTEDKKIQLYPPLLQNDIPRLKTKFNEHLNVGHSKFPFLLIGRRHLRNNNSWMHNLPKLMTGKPRCTMMVHPDDASFLGISNHEEVIVESKVGKLRIPVEITDELMKGVVSIPHGFGHNRSGTNQKVATQYSGVSINDLTDDQSIDEFSGNAAFSGIQVKILKISS from the coding sequence ATGGACCAAACACATTATCGTTCCTGTAATTTATGTGAGGCCATGTGTGGGCTCCAAATCGAAATCAAAAACGGGACCATCCAAAATTTCAAAGGTGACTCTCTTGATCAGTTCAGCAGAGGGCATATTTGCCCAAAAGGTCCAGAACTAAAAAGTTTATACGAAGATCCAGATCGAATCAAATTTCCTATCAAAAGAACAAACTCAGGTTGGGAAAAAGTTTCTTGGGTCGAAGCACTCTCCGATATCGCAAAACAAATTGTAGACTTACAATCGAAGTATGGGAATGACGTTGTTGCCATCTACAATGGAAATCCAAATGTTCATAATTATGGTTCAATGTTATATGGACAACGATTTGCAAGTCGGATCAAAACAAAAAACAATTTCTCTGCAACTTCGGTAGACCAACTACCCCACCAACTTCTTTCCTATTTGATGTTCGGTCACCAATTGCTTGTACCAATCCCAGACATTGATCGCACTGCATATTTTCTTATATTAGGTGGGAATCCATTTGCATCTAACGGTAGCTTGATGACAGTTCCAGATGTTAAAAAAAGATTAAAAGCGATTCAAGATAGAGGTGGAAAATATGTAGTAATAGACCCAAGGAAAACAGAAACTGCGGAACATGCAAACGAACATATTTTTATCAAACCAGGAACGGATGTTTTTTTCTTACTTTCACTTTTAAACGTAATATTTGATAAAAAACGAAACAAACCAAACTCACTAATTAAAGAGAAAGATTTGGATTCAATAATCAATTTAGTGAAAGAATTCCATCCGAGTGTTGTTTCGAAAATCACCGGGATACCGATCGATACAATCGAAAAAATTGCGTTGGAGTTTGTGAATGCTTCGTCTGCAGTTTGTTATGGGAGAGTTGGTGTTTCCACACAAGAATTTGGAGCTTTGTGCCAATGGCTGATCAATGTCATCAATATTGTCACTGGAAATTTAGACAAAGAAGGTGGTGCCATGTTCACATTACCTGCCGTTGATTTAGTAGGAGAAGGATCGACAATGAGATCTTCACCTGGAAGTTTTAATTCTTATCAATCACGAGTGAGAAAACTTCCGGAATTCAACGATGAATTACCTGTCTCAGCATTAGCGGAAGAAATCTTAACGGAAGGAGAAGGTCAAATTCGAGCTTTAGCAACATCAGCTGGGAATCCTGTTTTATCCACACCTAACGGATCCAAACTTGAAAAAGCATTGTCTCAACTAGATCTAATGATTAGTTTTGATTTTTATCTAAATGAAACCACAAAACATGCTCATTATATTTTGCCTCCAACGTCAACTTTAGAACATGATCATTACGATTTAATATTCAATGTATTTGCTGTTAGAAATACATCGCGTTATAACCAACCGCTATTCCAACCCGAAGAAGGAATGTTACATGATTGGGAAATTTTTGCCGATTTGACAAAACGAATCGAACTATTACGTTCTGGGAAGGAATTACCAAGTGAATTGATAAGGACAAAACTAACACCCGCTAGCATCATTGATCATGCATTAAAATCTGGTCCTTACGGAATAAAAAATAATGCTGAAATTCAAATGAGTTTGGAACTACTAAAAAATAGCCCACATGGAATCGATTTAGGACCACTTAAAAAATCATTTCCAGAAAGACTTTACACAGAAGATAAAAAAATCCAACTCTATCCTCCTTTATTACAGAACGATATTCCTAGATTAAAAACAAAATTCAATGAACACTTAAATGTTGGTCATTCCAAATTTCCATTTCTATTAATAGGAAGAAGGCATTTGCGAAATAATAATTCTTGGATGCATAATTTACCAAAACTTATGACAGGTAAACCAAGGTGTACGATGATGGTTCATCCAGATGATGCAAGTTTTTTGGGAATCTCGAATCATGAAGAAGTAATTGTTGAATCGAAAGTCGGAAAATTACGCATACCTGTCGAAATTACAGATGAATTGATGAAAGGAGTCGTTAGTATCCCTCATGGTTTTGGACACAATCGAAGTGGCACAAATCAAAAAGTTGCAACTCAATATTCTGGCGTTAGCATCAATGACTTAACAGACGACCAATCGATTGATGAGTTTTCTGGAAATGCTGCGTTTAGTGGGATCCAGGTAAAAATTTTGAAAATTTCAAGTTAG
- a CDS encoding sensor histidine kinase, with product MNLIVLLNILSLLFCLVAFFLIVIHIIKRPSFRGEGSFLMLLALIPCYVNISNIFEHGLFIDYFDEYEGFFKDLYAMILLIFLYVSSIKKEQKTRVAQEHQIKSDLKLKSKLLTEIHHRVNNNLQIISGLMALQIESEKDEKLTASLNLIQNRIQAIASVHKIIYGSPNLLFVNLNQIFSLIISNLKITYLKVDVNIELRELVEEGLEMDLDRAIPIGLILNELVSNCFRHAFKKEQKGIIEVSLGILGEEFVLVIRDNGIGMNIESEDKGIGLMLVRNLVKQLQGTILIGTENGLTFEIRFPKTNLNPVKI from the coding sequence ATGAATCTAATTGTTTTGTTAAATATTTTATCGCTATTATTTTGTTTGGTGGCATTTTTCTTAATTGTAATTCATATCATTAAAAGACCTTCCTTCCGAGGAGAAGGGTCTTTTTTGATGTTACTTGCTTTGATTCCTTGTTATGTAAACATTTCTAATATTTTTGAACATGGTTTGTTTATTGATTATTTTGATGAATACGAAGGTTTTTTTAAAGATTTGTATGCAATGATTCTTTTGATTTTTCTATATGTTAGTTCCATCAAAAAAGAACAAAAAACTAGAGTCGCACAGGAACACCAGATTAAGTCTGACCTAAAATTAAAATCAAAACTTCTAACCGAAATACACCATAGAGTGAATAATAATCTACAAATTATATCTGGGCTTATGGCCTTACAAATAGAATCTGAAAAAGATGAAAAGTTGACGGCATCTCTTAATTTGATTCAAAATCGAATTCAGGCTATTGCATCAGTTCATAAGATTATTTATGGCTCACCAAATTTGCTTTTTGTGAATTTGAATCAAATATTTTCTTTAATCATAAGTAACTTAAAAATTACCTATTTGAAAGTTGATGTAAATATAGAATTACGAGAACTAGTGGAAGAAGGATTAGAGATGGATCTAGATCGTGCAATTCCGATTGGGTTAATCTTAAATGAATTGGTTTCTAATTGTTTTCGTCATGCTTTTAAAAAGGAACAGAAAGGAATCATTGAAGTTAGTTTAGGAATACTAGGAGAAGAGTTTGTTTTAGTCATTCGAGATAATGGAATAGGAATGAATATTGAATCCGAGGATAAAGGAATAGGGTTGATGTTAGTCAGAAATTTAGTAAAACAATTACAAGGAACTATTTTGATTGGAACAGAAAATGGATTAACATTTGAAATTAGATTTCCTAAGACAAATTTGAATCCCGTAAAAATCTAA
- a CDS encoding alpha/beta hydrolase — translation MKFDSRNSIKQNQILSKLNMTKKNTNQKVSPKKHKRIREEDFLVNDSSIHVGVWPGKKRTVICLHGLSGNLHSMESFANLLSKAGHKVISYDLKGRGHSGKPKIGYGFMNHIEDLNQLVQHYNLKEFILLGHSFGCMIALRYALLFPEKISGMILIDGGGLLTVKKRIQILKVLKQSFDRLDVVYRSQSEYFNLLKNSPLVPKWTQKIEDYFGKELHPIQNGYLCHMPKYVMLEELKEMGGAIDLKNVILQFLSHPIEMGKRMILNKRLDFESIHTPTLIMRATKMNLFPNDDLLPKESFDEMIRRIPNAKGIEINSNHYGILFDEIKERDKTILNFINELN, via the coding sequence ATGAAATTTGACTCACGAAATTCTATTAAACAGAATCAGATTTTATCCAAATTGAATATGACAAAAAAAAATACAAACCAAAAGGTTAGTCCCAAAAAACACAAGAGAATTCGGGAAGAAGATTTCCTCGTGAATGATTCTTCCATCCATGTCGGAGTTTGGCCAGGGAAAAAACGAACTGTCATTTGTTTGCATGGTTTGTCTGGAAATCTACATTCCATGGAATCCTTCGCAAACTTACTGTCAAAAGCAGGACATAAAGTTATCTCCTATGATTTAAAAGGTAGAGGTCATTCGGGTAAACCAAAAATAGGGTATGGTTTTATGAATCATATTGAAGACTTAAATCAATTGGTCCAACATTACAATTTGAAAGAATTTATCCTATTAGGGCATTCTTTTGGATGTATGATCGCACTTCGTTATGCACTCCTATTCCCTGAAAAAATAAGTGGTATGATACTCATAGATGGTGGTGGACTTTTAACAGTCAAAAAAAGAATCCAAATCTTAAAGGTGCTAAAACAATCCTTTGATCGCCTGGATGTTGTTTATCGAAGTCAAAGCGAATATTTTAATTTGTTAAAAAATTCTCCTTTAGTACCAAAGTGGACTCAAAAAATCGAAGATTACTTTGGGAAGGAATTACACCCAATTCAAAATGGTTATCTTTGTCATATGCCAAAATATGTCATGTTAGAAGAACTAAAAGAGATGGGAGGTGCCATTGATTTAAAAAATGTAATTTTACAATTTTTATCGCATCCAATTGAAATGGGCAAAAGAATGATACTCAATAAAAGATTGGATTTCGAAAGCATTCACACACCTACTCTCATCATGAGAGCTACCAAGATGAATTTATTTCCTAATGATGATTTGTTACCAAAAGAATCATTTGATGAAATGATAAGAAGGATCCCTAACGCAAAAGGAATTGAAATTAATTCCAATCATTATGGCATTCTATTTGATGAAATTAAAGAAAGAGATAAAACAATTCTCAATTTCATTAATGAATTGAATTAA
- a CDS encoding HesA/MoeB/ThiF family protein, giving the protein MTNDQSKFFQRQSLVSEIGLEGQKKWNDSSVLIIGVGGLGCPSALQLALSGIGRIGLMDFDVVDVSNLHRQTLFTWKDIGRKKVEVAAEVLKNHVPWLQIENFSEYLNRNSNIDFKNTWDVVLDCTDTIQSKYTINEICLSNKIPLVTASVFKTSAQFAIFSGDGKPCYRCLFPELNEGDTLSCNEGGVLGIQATLAGTYQASLALQYLLNPNQIDFNSVYFLEWNPLSFYQSKLEKNPECKACSAHHKQILNKSKTHEINVEGFLKLKLNTPVTLLDVRENEEILQFPIPDTIWFPLSALEKGKLPNLNDDQIIVCVCESGVRSNKALSYLSKFKSKYSLIGGRKVLSQYLNDNNPY; this is encoded by the coding sequence ATGACTAATGATCAATCAAAATTTTTCCAGCGTCAATCCTTAGTCTCAGAAATTGGACTGGAGGGCCAAAAGAAGTGGAATGATTCTTCAGTCCTTATCATCGGAGTGGGCGGTTTAGGATGTCCTTCTGCTTTGCAACTTGCTTTGTCTGGGATCGGTAGAATTGGTCTAATGGATTTTGATGTTGTTGATGTCTCAAATCTGCATCGGCAAACATTGTTTACATGGAAAGATATTGGTCGAAAAAAAGTAGAGGTTGCAGCGGAAGTATTAAAAAATCATGTTCCATGGTTACAGATAGAAAATTTTTCGGAATATTTGAATCGAAACTCTAACATTGATTTTAAGAATACATGGGATGTGGTTTTAGACTGCACAGATACCATCCAATCAAAGTATACAATCAATGAAATTTGTTTATCAAATAAGATTCCTCTTGTAACCGCTTCCGTTTTTAAGACAAGTGCTCAATTTGCTATATTTTCAGGAGATGGGAAACCATGTTATCGTTGTTTGTTTCCTGAGTTAAATGAAGGTGATACATTGAGTTGTAATGAGGGAGGTGTATTGGGAATTCAGGCAACATTGGCTGGAACCTACCAAGCTTCTTTGGCATTGCAATATTTGTTAAATCCGAATCAAATTGATTTCAATTCTGTATATTTTTTAGAATGGAATCCACTTTCTTTTTACCAATCAAAATTGGAAAAAAATCCTGAATGTAAGGCTTGTAGTGCACATCATAAACAGATTTTAAACAAGAGTAAAACCCATGAGATAAATGTGGAAGGTTTTTTGAAACTGAAGTTAAATACTCCTGTTACACTGCTTGATGTAAGAGAGAATGAAGAGATCCTTCAGTTTCCCATACCCGATACAATTTGGTTTCCCCTTTCTGCATTAGAAAAAGGGAAATTACCAAACCTGAACGATGACCAAATCATAGTATGTGTGTGCGAATCAGGAGTCCGTTCCAACAAAGCTCTTTCGTATCTTTCAAAATTTAAAAGTAAATATTCTTTGATCGGAGGTCGCAAAGTATTGTCCCAGTATTTGAATGATAACAATCCATACTAA
- a CDS encoding MarR family winged helix-turn-helix transcriptional regulator — protein MENEFELENSYAYLIYRTVRALRKQFMRLAMEQGLELFPEQWFVLVKIIKQPGCSQSDLGRDFDDRPSMARALRNMEKKAWIKIVPDPDDKRKHKVFPTKKGIELYTRLVPEIEKERSRMFKKLTKQDFHNFKRIIDEIYDQSAS, from the coding sequence ATGGAAAATGAATTCGAATTAGAGAACTCATATGCTTACCTAATTTATCGCACTGTCCGTGCTTTAAGAAAACAGTTTATGAGGCTTGCAATGGAGCAGGGACTTGAATTATTCCCTGAACAGTGGTTTGTTTTAGTCAAAATCATCAAACAACCTGGATGTAGCCAATCTGATTTGGGTAGGGATTTTGATGATCGACCATCTATGGCAAGAGCGCTTCGAAACATGGAAAAAAAAGCTTGGATCAAAATTGTCCCAGATCCTGACGACAAAAGGAAACATAAAGTGTTTCCAACTAAAAAAGGGATCGAACTTTATACTCGCTTGGTCCCCGAAATTGAAAAGGAAAGAAGCAGAATGTTCAAAAAATTGACAAAACAAGACTTTCATAACTTCAAACGAATCATTGATGAAATTTATGATCAATCAGCGAGTTAA
- a CDS encoding DUF2817 domain-containing protein → MLRGIKRLNRYENRILKIAKLGGKLVRLKQYGFSSKTEEGFRFPIYVLEIGKSKAIKSNVSGLIAGVHGLETIGIRVLLDFLDDLFARKNSVLYQEIKNGEVGIVCIPVLNPGGVALKRRSNPKGVDLMRNSGVEAVKAPFFFGGHKYSNFFPYYRGKVLQVESRVLDRYFKEYFLHAENQLIPVVDIHSGFGTVDHVWWPYASTHEPCADEDLFQKIGSNFTNHLNHFLYRFGPQSETYTTHGDLWDRLYDKFQSNIKETQPPISKHFLPLTLEIGTWSDINLDPLKIFRKRGIFNPSRELKQKSIVSHRKFLSDVIRLAKMNPSDIY, encoded by the coding sequence ATGTTACGTGGTATAAAAAGATTAAATCGTTATGAAAACAGAATCCTAAAGATTGCAAAGTTAGGTGGTAAACTTGTTAGATTAAAACAATATGGCTTTTCTTCTAAAACGGAAGAAGGATTTAGATTCCCCATTTATGTATTAGAAATAGGAAAATCGAAAGCTATTAAAAGTAATGTTTCAGGCCTTATTGCAGGTGTTCATGGATTAGAAACAATTGGGATTCGTGTTTTATTAGATTTTTTAGATGATCTTTTTGCCCGCAAAAATTCTGTTTTGTATCAGGAAATCAAAAATGGTGAAGTTGGCATTGTCTGCATTCCGGTACTAAATCCGGGTGGAGTTGCTTTAAAAAGACGTTCGAATCCAAAGGGCGTAGATTTGATGCGAAACTCTGGGGTAGAAGCGGTAAAAGCGCCATTTTTTTTTGGAGGGCATAAGTATTCAAATTTTTTTCCGTATTATCGCGGTAAGGTGTTGCAAGTAGAGTCAAGAGTTTTAGATCGATATTTTAAAGAATATTTCCTTCATGCTGAAAATCAATTAATCCCAGTTGTAGATATTCATTCTGGATTCGGCACTGTGGATCATGTTTGGTGGCCATATGCAAGTACACATGAGCCATGTGCTGATGAAGATTTATTTCAGAAAATTGGTTCAAATTTTACAAATCATTTAAATCATTTCCTATATCGATTTGGACCACAAAGTGAAACTTACACAACCCATGGTGATCTTTGGGATAGATTGTATGATAAATTCCAATCAAATATAAAAGAGACACAACCTCCCATTTCTAAGCATTTTCTCCCCCTAACATTGGAAATTGGGACATGGTCGGATATTAATTTAGATCCATTGAAAATTTTCCGAAAAAGAGGAATCTTTAATCCTTCACGCGAATTGAAACAGAAATCAATCGTTAGCCATCGAAAATTTTTATCCGATGTTATACGACTTGCAAAAATGAATCCTTCGGACATATACTAG
- the mobA gene encoding molybdenum cofactor guanylyltransferase produces MTQTTSDIIFLLLVGGKSSRMGEDKAFLPFGKNSSFIKVLIKKISIFKFKFFLSLRKEQLSLYESWLPNNSFVIDQFENIRGPLCGLISAHHFLKSNHIQYKALFTLAVDSPSIKLKSIKRVIDQFHENPNSSGIFYQTKNGIEPLCAIYNESTLEEWIQSYYHNPKIEFSLQKKILALEKTSVFINLPLEEEIFMQNINTKKDFELYHR; encoded by the coding sequence ATGACTCAAACCACGAGTGATATCATTTTTTTACTCTTGGTTGGTGGGAAAAGTTCCAGGATGGGTGAAGATAAAGCATTTTTACCATTTGGAAAAAATTCAAGCTTCATAAAAGTTCTCATTAAAAAAATTTCAATTTTCAAATTCAAATTCTTTTTGTCACTTCGAAAAGAGCAACTCTCTCTCTATGAATCATGGCTTCCCAATAACTCTTTTGTTATTGACCAATTTGAAAACATACGAGGCCCATTATGTGGGTTAATTTCTGCACATCATTTTCTAAAATCGAATCACATTCAATATAAAGCACTTTTCACACTTGCAGTGGACTCTCCTTCCATCAAATTAAAATCAATCAAACGAGTGATAGATCAATTTCATGAAAACCCAAATTCATCAGGTATATTTTATCAAACGAAAAATGGAATTGAACCATTATGTGCAATTTATAACGAATCAACTTTAGAGGAATGGATTCAATCATACTATCATAATCCAAAGATTGAATTTTCTTTACAAAAAAAAATATTAGCTTTAGAAAAAACTTCAGTCTTTATTAATTTACCCTTAGAAGAAGAAATTTTTATGCAAAATATTAACACAAAAAAAGACTTTGAATTGTATCATAGATGA
- a CDS encoding nuclear transport factor 2 family protein: MNTNQNEKTKESLEKVFKTFISNIDARDVSSLENTFHDQFTDHVSVSGMEDLLVSNKEKYLQSLKDGKMGGLERKVQINSIDLVDNFGVVKANLQSTVMNFRTQYSFLWNQGDWKVIHALVSAEKI; encoded by the coding sequence ATGAATACAAATCAAAATGAGAAAACAAAAGAAAGTCTGGAGAAGGTGTTTAAAACTTTCATCAGTAATATCGATGCAAGGGATGTTTCTTCCTTAGAAAATACATTTCATGACCAATTTACTGACCATGTAAGTGTGAGTGGGATGGAGGATCTTTTAGTATCTAACAAGGAAAAATACCTTCAATCTTTAAAAGATGGGAAGATGGGTGGTTTAGAAAGGAAGGTTCAAATCAATTCGATTGACCTTGTGGATAATTTTGGTGTTGTGAAAGCGAATTTGCAAAGTACGGTGATGAACTTTCGCACCCAATATTCATTTCTTTGGAACCAAGGGGATTGGAAAGTCATTCATGCTTTAGTATCTGCTGAAAAAATTTAA
- a CDS encoding MoaD/ThiS family protein: MKTEILFFAALKDFFTAKQITEIGEHITVTQLKELLSKQNPNASKIINVSRVSINQRIANDFEVIPENAIIAILPPSSGG; encoded by the coding sequence ATGAAGACAGAAATATTGTTTTTTGCAGCTTTAAAAGATTTTTTTACAGCGAAACAAATCACAGAAATTGGCGAACATATTACCGTTACTCAATTAAAAGAATTGTTGAGCAAACAAAATCCAAATGCATCGAAAATTATAAATGTTAGTAGGGTTTCCATCAATCAGAGAATTGCAAATGATTTTGAAGTGATTCCTGAAAATGCGATCATCGCAATTTTACCTCCATCAAGTGGAGGATAG
- a CDS encoding GreA/GreB family elongation factor — translation MKTQKKLSITNFDYIRLKNMISEYSKRNKTNANLEDLLGEIERAQKVDSTKIPANVVTMNSIIEIRNVNELDFDEFQLVFPEESNSAERKISILAPLATACLGYKVGDIIQWNVPHGIQQFQITDVKYQPEANGHFHL, via the coding sequence ATGAAAACCCAAAAGAAACTTTCGATCACAAATTTTGATTATATTCGGTTAAAGAATATGATTTCCGAATATTCAAAACGTAACAAAACAAATGCGAATTTGGAAGATTTGTTAGGAGAAATTGAAAGAGCACAAAAAGTAGATTCAACAAAAATTCCAGCGAATGTTGTTACTATGAATTCAATTATCGAAATTAGAAACGTAAATGAATTAGATTTTGATGAATTCCAATTGGTTTTTCCTGAAGAATCTAATTCTGCCGAAAGGAAAATTTCAATTTTGGCACCACTTGCGACTGCGTGTTTAGGATATAAAGTCGGAGATATCATCCAATGGAATGTTCCTCACGGTATTCAACAATTCCAAATTACGGATGTAAAATACCAACCTGAAGCAAATGGACACTTTCACCTATAA
- a CDS encoding molybdenum cofactor biosynthesis protein MoaE: MEHITDNKIELTNIIPSLPSMGGYVMFTGIVRDINEGKIVTHLDYEAYSELANQMINSILQDSKQKWDLQYANCIHRLGKLNVGEIAVIVSTGSVHRDEAYLANRYIIDRVKHEVPIWKKEYYEDGSSEWSKGCLHDSNHE; the protein is encoded by the coding sequence ATGGAACATATAACAGATAACAAAATTGAACTAACAAATATCATACCATCTCTACCAAGTATGGGTGGGTATGTAATGTTCACTGGAATTGTACGTGATATCAATGAGGGAAAAATCGTAACCCATTTAGATTATGAGGCATATTCAGAATTGGCAAATCAAATGATCAATTCCATATTACAGGATTCTAAACAGAAATGGGATCTACAATATGCAAATTGTATTCACAGACTAGGGAAGCTGAACGTAGGCGAAATTGCTGTAATCGTTTCCACTGGTTCAGTCCATCGAGATGAAGCTTATTTAGCAAACCGATACATTATTGATCGAGTGAAACATGAAGTACCAATTTGGAAAAAAGAATATTATGAAGATGGTAGTTCCGAATGGTCAAAGGGATGTCTTCATGACTCAAACCACGAGTGA
- a CDS encoding GTP 3',8-cyclase MoaA has translation MSLDTRKFEVLRISILSHCNFACVYCAPKEKEKHNPKKSYNQYLSPELLNTNLKRLLPHIKIKEVHLTGGEPTLHKDLIQLIQIIKEHSIEQIALTSNGNFDKGLIEKMKSAGLTRINFSLDSISQKGFETLSDRKNPVLQILEQIETAKKIGFEIKINSTILRGFNESEILDLLEWAGKRSIPIRFLEFMKMGPLHKEHPLYFYSAEEIRNQIKTRYQIKDYPTAPDSTAQYFITEEGYIFGMIANHTEPFCEGCNRLRMDSQGRIYGCLSDETSFEVPHSSNEVHYVLNQAMLTKKAKFIGSELSMKYIGG, from the coding sequence ATGTCCTTGGATACTAGAAAATTTGAAGTTTTGAGAATTAGTATCTTATCCCATTGTAATTTCGCATGTGTATATTGTGCACCCAAGGAAAAAGAAAAACACAATCCAAAAAAATCATACAACCAATACCTAAGTCCAGAGCTCCTAAACACAAATCTCAAAAGGTTACTTCCACATATCAAAATTAAAGAAGTACACTTAACTGGAGGAGAACCCACCCTCCACAAAGATCTCATCCAGTTAATCCAAATTATAAAAGAACATTCGATAGAACAAATTGCTCTCACTTCAAATGGAAATTTTGACAAAGGACTCATAGAAAAAATGAAATCCGCTGGCCTTACGAGAATCAATTTTTCATTGGATAGCATTTCACAGAAAGGTTTTGAAACTTTAAGTGATCGAAAAAATCCTGTACTCCAAATTTTAGAGCAAATTGAAACAGCTAAAAAAATAGGATTCGAAATCAAAATTAATTCCACGATCTTACGTGGATTCAATGAGTCGGAAATTTTGGATTTATTGGAATGGGCAGGCAAACGATCGATACCCATTCGATTTTTAGAATTTATGAAAATGGGACCTCTCCACAAAGAACACCCATTGTATTTTTATTCTGCAGAAGAAATTCGAAACCAGATTAAAACTAGATACCAAATTAAAGATTATCCAACGGCACCAGACTCTACCGCACAATATTTTATCACAGAAGAGGGGTATATTTTCGGAATGATTGCCAATCATACAGAACCTTTTTGTGAAGGTTGTAATCGATTGCGAATGGACAGTCAAGGTAGAATTTATGGTTGTCTAAGTGATGAAACTTCCTTCGAAGTGCCACATTCTAGTAATGAAGTCCACTATGTTTTAAACCAAGCTATGTTAACGAAAAAAGCTAAATTCATTGGTTCAGAATTATCAATGAAATATATTGGAGGTTAG
- a CDS encoding HAD family hydrolase, giving the protein MDGTLTIAQHDFLAIKQELGIPADIDILTSLSMLPPNIKKQKRIELDEIEFKIAKLAKASHGCFNFLKTIHSQTKTLGILTRNSFVNSLETLSAAGILSFFTEQNIICRDRAIPKPNPDGILYLMKQWNAKPEETIMIGDYVFDLEAGKRANVETIYIDPTGLFPFQKEANYKVTKLEEILYL; this is encoded by the coding sequence ATGGACGGCACATTAACCATTGCCCAACATGATTTTTTAGCAATCAAACAAGAACTTGGTATCCCAGCAGATATTGACATATTGACATCCCTTTCGATGCTTCCACCTAACATAAAAAAGCAAAAACGTATAGAATTAGATGAAATTGAATTCAAAATTGCGAAATTGGCAAAGGCATCACATGGTTGTTTTAATTTTTTAAAAACAATTCACTCACAAACAAAAACATTAGGCATATTAACGCGTAATAGTTTTGTAAATTCTTTAGAAACATTAAGTGCAGCAGGGATATTGAGTTTTTTCACAGAACAGAATATTATTTGCAGAGACCGTGCAATTCCCAAACCAAATCCAGATGGAATTTTGTATTTGATGAAACAATGGAATGCAAAACCAGAAGAAACGATAATGATCGGTGATTATGTATTTGATTTGGAAGCTGGAAAAAGAGCAAATGTTGAAACTATCTACATTGATCCGACTGGATTGTTTCCTTTCCAAAAGGAAGCAAATTACAAAGTGACGAAATTAGAAGAAATCTTATATCTATAA